A region from the Riemerella anatipestifer genome encodes:
- a CDS encoding low molecular weight phosphatase family protein yields MNKDVLLSNVQWFIEQLEVDSISKDRRKILQPLIDFITEKQRKGEPIRLNFICTHNSRRSHLCQIWAKTMAYYFGVYNIECYSAGTEATALFPKIVDTLRNVGFCIETLSKDESNPIYAIKYSGNEMPIIGFSKTLDNPFNPKENFAAVMTCSQVDNNCPSVLGAEKRFSITYEDPKISDNTSNQTAVYTEINLQIATEMLYVFRNIK; encoded by the coding sequence ATGAATAAAGATGTTTTATTATCTAATGTTCAGTGGTTTATAGAACAATTAGAGGTAGATTCTATTTCCAAAGATAGGAGGAAAATATTACAACCTCTTATAGACTTCATTACAGAAAAGCAAAGGAAGGGGGAGCCTATTAGGCTTAATTTTATTTGCACACATAACTCTCGCAGAAGTCATCTTTGTCAAATATGGGCAAAGACTATGGCTTATTACTTTGGAGTTTATAATATAGAGTGTTACTCCGCAGGAACAGAAGCTACGGCTCTATTTCCTAAAATAGTAGATACTCTTCGTAATGTAGGTTTTTGCATAGAGACATTGTCAAAAGATGAAAGCAATCCCATCTATGCTATAAAATACTCGGGTAACGAGATGCCTATTATTGGATTTTCCAAAACGCTAGACAATCCTTTTAACCCTAAGGAAAATTTTGCTGCTGTTATGACTTGTTCTCAAGTGGATAACAATTGTCCTTCCGTTCTAGGTGCAGAAAAACGATTTTCCATAACTTATGAAGATCCTAAAATTTCTGACAACACATCTAATCAAACTGCAGTTTATACTGAAATAAATCTACAAATAGCTACGGAAATGTTGTATGTATTTCGGAATATTAAATAA
- a CDS encoding DUF6428 family protein, protein MKLSEFKKVLATLDRIDFQIPNGDFIPPHFHITEVGQITKDFIDCGGTVRKEKWVNFQLWTATDYDHRLTPEKLLDIIALSEKQLQLTDEEIEVEYQGESIQKFGLDFRGKHFVLTTKQTDCLAPDKCGIPTEKPKLKLSELQNKTNCCDPSSGCC, encoded by the coding sequence ATGAAATTATCAGAATTTAAAAAAGTACTAGCTACACTAGACAGAATTGATTTTCAAATACCTAATGGCGATTTTATTCCGCCTCATTTTCATATTACGGAGGTAGGGCAAATTACCAAAGATTTTATAGATTGTGGTGGAACAGTACGAAAGGAAAAGTGGGTAAACTTTCAGCTATGGACGGCAACAGATTATGACCACAGATTGACCCCTGAAAAATTATTGGATATTATTGCTCTTTCCGAAAAACAATTACAACTTACAGATGAGGAAATAGAAGTAGAGTATCAAGGAGAGAGCATTCAGAAGTTTGGTTTAGATTTTAGAGGAAAGCATTTTGTTCTCACAACTAAACAGACGGATTGTCTAGCTCCTGATAAGTGTGGAATCCCTACTGAAAAGCCTAAATTAAAACTTTCAGAGCTTCAGAATAAAACTAATTGCTGTGACCCTAGCTCAGGATGTTGCTAA
- a CDS encoding ArsR/SmtB family transcription factor — translation MKRNLEPIDYTGDVELLADFAKALAHPTRIAILSYLEQQNSCFTGDLVDIFPLAQSTISQHLKELKRVGLIKGELNPPKIKYCIDEEKWNLAKSLFFNFFDKKIQSSCCD, via the coding sequence ATGAAAAGAAATTTAGAACCTATTGATTATACGGGAGATGTAGAACTACTAGCCGATTTTGCAAAAGCTTTGGCTCATCCTACTCGTATCGCTATCTTATCTTATTTAGAACAACAAAATTCTTGTTTTACAGGAGATTTGGTAGATATATTCCCACTGGCACAATCTACTATTTCTCAACACCTTAAAGAACTAAAAAGGGTAGGGCTTATAAAAGGAGAACTTAACCCTCCAAAAATAAAATATTGTATAGATGAAGAAAAATGGAATCTTGCCAAATCTTTATTTTTCAATTTTTTTGATAAAAAAATTCAATCCTCTTGTTGTGATTGA
- a CDS encoding peptide chain release factor 3, translating into MSLEKEIAKRKTFGIISHPDAGKTTLTEKLLLFGGAIQEAGAVKSNKIKKGATSDFMEIERQRGISVATSVLAFEYRNHKINILDTPGHKDFAEDTYRTLTAVDSVIVVIDVAKGVEEQTEKLVQVCRMRNIPMLVFINKLDREGKDAFDLLDEVEQKLGLSVVPLSLPIGMGAQFQGIYNIWEKNIQLFLEEKKQKVGESITFDDIQDKAIDDAIGAKAAETLREELELIESVYPEFDRELYMKGEQQPVFFGSALNNFGVRELLDAFIDIAPMPQPKESDVRVVKPEEKNFTGFVFKIHANMDPKHRDRLAFVKIVSGTFKRNENYLLVRENKKMKFSSPNAFFADKKEVVDESYPGDIVGLHDTGNFRIGDTLTAGEKLNFRGIPSFSPEHFRYINNNDPLKAKQLAKGIDQLMDEGVAQLFTLEMNGRKIIGTVGALQYEVIQYRLEHEYGAKCSYEPISIHKACWVEADEKSAEFQEFARLKQRFLARDKYNQLVFLADSSFTITMTQEKFPNVKLHFISEFNR; encoded by the coding sequence ATGTCTTTAGAAAAAGAAATAGCAAAAAGAAAAACCTTTGGGATTATCTCTCACCCCGATGCGGGTAAAACTACGCTTACTGAAAAATTACTTTTATTTGGTGGGGCAATACAAGAAGCAGGAGCCGTAAAATCAAACAAAATAAAGAAAGGAGCTACTTCGGACTTTATGGAGATAGAACGCCAAAGAGGTATATCGGTAGCGACTTCGGTACTAGCATTTGAATACAGAAATCACAAAATAAACATACTAGATACACCAGGTCACAAAGACTTCGCTGAGGATACTTATAGAACTCTTACAGCGGTAGATTCTGTAATCGTTGTGATAGATGTAGCTAAAGGGGTAGAGGAGCAGACGGAGAAACTAGTTCAGGTATGCCGTATGAGAAATATCCCAATGTTAGTGTTCATCAATAAATTGGATAGAGAAGGTAAAGATGCCTTTGATTTGTTAGATGAGGTTGAGCAGAAGTTAGGACTTAGTGTAGTGCCTCTTTCTTTACCAATAGGTATGGGAGCTCAGTTTCAAGGGATTTATAATATTTGGGAGAAAAATATCCAACTGTTTTTAGAGGAAAAGAAACAAAAAGTAGGCGAGAGCATTACTTTTGATGATATTCAAGATAAAGCAATAGACGATGCGATAGGTGCAAAAGCTGCAGAAACCTTAAGAGAAGAGTTGGAACTTATAGAATCTGTTTATCCTGAATTTGATAGAGAGCTTTATATGAAAGGAGAACAGCAGCCTGTATTTTTTGGTTCTGCACTTAACAATTTTGGAGTAAGAGAACTCCTAGATGCCTTTATAGATATAGCACCAATGCCGCAGCCTAAAGAGTCTGATGTGAGGGTGGTGAAGCCAGAGGAGAAAAACTTTACAGGATTTGTATTTAAAATCCATGCGAATATGGACCCTAAGCACAGAGACCGTTTAGCCTTCGTAAAGATTGTTTCGGGAACATTCAAAAGAAATGAAAATTATCTTTTGGTAAGAGAAAATAAAAAGATGAAGTTTTCTTCTCCTAATGCCTTCTTTGCGGATAAAAAAGAAGTGGTAGATGAGAGTTACCCAGGAGATATTGTAGGTTTGCACGATACGGGTAACTTCCGTATTGGAGATACTTTAACGGCTGGAGAAAAACTTAACTTTAGAGGTATACCAAGCTTCTCGCCAGAACACTTCCGATATATAAATAATAATGACCCACTTAAAGCAAAACAGCTAGCTAAAGGTATAGATCAACTGATGGACGAAGGTGTGGCACAGCTATTTACTTTAGAAATGAACGGAAGAAAAATTATAGGTACAGTAGGAGCGTTACAGTATGAAGTTATCCAATACCGATTAGAACACGAGTATGGAGCCAAATGTTCTTATGAACCTATAAGTATACACAAAGCATGTTGGGTTGAGGCAGATGAGAAGTCGGCGGAGTTCCAAGAATTTGCAAGGTTAAAACAACGCTTTTTAGCTAGAGATAAATACAATCAGTTGGTTTTCTTAGCAGATTCTTCATTTACAATTACAATGACGCAAGAGAAGTTTCCTAATGTGAAGCTACATTTTATTAGTGAATTTAATAGATAG
- a CDS encoding ion transporter — translation MIHRVRIKKEHNLVPEKGWKKELFRIIYGADTPLGKLFDIVLLVLILISTLTVVSESLRPVEKEYHYLLLAIEWTISIFFTIEYILRIVIVRNKKDYIFSFMGIIDFLSIIPFFLSLFFPQTKFFMIIRLLRMLRVFRVLNLMDYMHDGQYIVQALRKSSRKIYIFMLFIIIIVVLLGSVMYVIEGGENGFVDIPTCIYWAVVTLTTVGYGDISPVTPLGKFLSVILMLCGYSIIAVPTGIVTSEMKLRTRKNNDCERCGNSNNDDDARYCKICGERLKD, via the coding sequence ATGATACATAGGGTCAGAATAAAAAAAGAGCATAATCTCGTTCCAGAAAAAGGTTGGAAGAAAGAGCTATTTCGCATTATTTATGGTGCAGATACGCCATTGGGGAAACTTTTTGATATTGTACTTCTTGTCCTTATTCTAATCAGTACACTTACTGTTGTTTCGGAAAGTTTAAGACCAGTAGAAAAGGAATATCATTATCTTCTTCTAGCTATAGAATGGACAATTTCTATCTTCTTTACGATAGAATATATCTTGAGAATTGTAATTGTAAGAAATAAAAAGGATTACATTTTCAGTTTTATGGGGATTATTGATTTTTTATCGATAATACCGTTCTTTTTGAGTTTGTTTTTTCCACAGACTAAGTTCTTTATGATTATCCGACTGCTAAGAATGTTAAGGGTTTTCAGAGTACTTAATTTGATGGATTATATGCACGACGGACAATACATTGTACAAGCACTTAGGAAAAGTTCTCGTAAGATATACATATTTATGCTATTCATTATCATTATAGTGGTATTGTTGGGCTCTGTAATGTATGTGATAGAAGGAGGCGAAAACGGTTTTGTGGATATTCCTACTTGTATCTATTGGGCGGTGGTTACTTTGACTACGGTAGGCTATGGAGATATATCGCCTGTAACTCCTTTAGGCAAGTTTTTATCGGTTATTTTGATGCTTTGTGGTTATAGCATTATAGCGGTTCCTACAGGAATTGTAACTTCCGAAATGAAATTACGAACCAGAAAGAATAACGATTGCGAACGCTGTGGCAACTCTAATAATGATGACGATGCTAGATATTGTAAAATCTGTGGTGAACGATTAAAAGATTAA
- a CDS encoding Nif3-like dinuclear metal center hexameric protein — protein MKIKELVAELNRLVPFAQAENFDNVGLLCGNPKREVTGVLISHDTLEHIVDEAIEKNTNVILSFHPIIFSGLKSITGKNYVERSVMKALENKIAIIAIHTALDNDFMGVNHRVGKELGLKNLKTLMPKNHDLQQLSVYVPKDYEEKVKEALFSAGAGSIGFYNECSFNIKGTGTFKPQEGSQPFIGQQGTRESVEETLISVIFEKYKKNAIISAMKTAHPYEEVAYQIYNLENKNQYLGLGQYGEFETEISEEDFLNLVKKTFGLQVIRHSQKLNKPIRKVAMLGGSGADGIKAALANRCDAYLTADLKYHDFFQAENQLLLCDIGHFESEQFIIQQLFELLSENFTKFATLKTTQSTNPVNYFI, from the coding sequence ATGAAAATAAAAGAACTAGTAGCAGAACTTAATCGCCTCGTACCCTTCGCACAAGCAGAAAATTTTGACAATGTAGGTCTTCTTTGTGGAAACCCAAAAAGAGAAGTTACAGGCGTTCTTATCTCTCACGATACACTAGAACACATTGTAGATGAAGCCATTGAGAAAAACACCAATGTTATTTTATCATTTCACCCCATTATATTCTCTGGCTTAAAAAGTATCACAGGCAAAAACTATGTGGAAAGAAGTGTGATGAAAGCCCTAGAAAACAAAATTGCCATTATTGCCATACACACCGCTCTGGATAACGATTTTATGGGCGTTAATCATAGAGTTGGAAAAGAACTAGGATTAAAGAACCTTAAAACTTTAATGCCTAAGAATCATGATTTGCAACAGCTTTCCGTCTATGTACCTAAAGACTACGAAGAGAAAGTAAAAGAGGCTTTATTCTCGGCTGGAGCAGGAAGCATTGGCTTTTATAACGAGTGTAGTTTTAATATCAAAGGAACAGGCACCTTTAAACCCCAAGAAGGTTCTCAACCATTTATAGGACAACAAGGCACAAGGGAAAGCGTAGAGGAAACTTTAATCTCCGTTATTTTTGAAAAGTATAAAAAGAACGCCATCATTTCAGCGATGAAAACAGCTCACCCATACGAAGAAGTGGCTTATCAAATCTATAACCTTGAAAATAAAAATCAATATCTAGGTTTAGGTCAATATGGTGAGTTTGAAACCGAAATCTCCGAAGAAGACTTTTTAAATTTAGTAAAGAAAACTTTTGGATTACAAGTCATTAGACACAGCCAAAAACTCAATAAACCTATCCGAAAAGTAGCAATGCTAGGCGGAAGCGGTGCTGATGGTATTAAAGCCGCACTTGCCAACAGATGTGATGCTTATCTAACGGCTGACCTTAAATACCACGACTTTTTCCAAGCGGAAAATCAATTATTGTTATGCGATATAGGACACTTTGAGTCTGAACAATTTATCATACAACAATTATTTGAACTTTTATCAGAAAATTTTACTAAATTTGCAACCTTGAAAACCACTCAAAGTACTAACCCTGTAAATTACTTTATATAA
- a CDS encoding zinc ribbon domain-containing protein has translation MAKKTNDISVEEKLRALYDLQFIDSRLDEIRNTRGELPIEVEDLEIEIEGLGKRAEKFATEIKEQEVEIKNKKELISHAQGLIEKYKSQQDNVRNNKEFEALAKEIEYQELEIQLAEKKIKEFGAKKDHKTESLNNLEAKIEELQSHLTFKKNELESLIAETQKEEEFLLEKSQEFADKIDQRLLASYQRIRKGSSNGLAVVGIERGAPKGSYFTIPPQKQMEIAQRKKIIIDEHSGKILVDDDLVIEETEKMKEIIKF, from the coding sequence ATGGCTAAGAAAACAAACGACATTTCTGTAGAAGAGAAACTAAGAGCATTGTATGATTTACAATTTATAGACTCTCGTTTAGACGAAATTAGAAATACAAGAGGTGAACTTCCTATTGAAGTAGAAGATTTGGAGATAGAAATAGAAGGTTTAGGAAAAAGAGCCGAAAAGTTTGCTACCGAAATTAAAGAGCAAGAAGTTGAAATAAAAAATAAAAAAGAACTCATCTCTCACGCACAAGGGCTTATAGAGAAATATAAATCTCAACAAGACAATGTAAGAAACAACAAAGAGTTTGAAGCTCTAGCTAAAGAAATAGAATATCAGGAACTAGAAATCCAATTAGCAGAGAAAAAAATTAAAGAGTTTGGTGCTAAAAAAGACCACAAAACAGAATCTTTAAACAATCTAGAAGCTAAAATTGAAGAATTACAAAGCCACCTTACTTTCAAAAAGAACGAACTAGAAAGCCTCATCGCAGAAACTCAAAAAGAAGAAGAGTTTTTACTAGAAAAATCTCAAGAGTTTGCAGATAAGATAGACCAAAGGCTTCTAGCATCTTACCAAAGAATTAGAAAAGGGTCTTCTAACGGTCTTGCAGTGGTAGGTATAGAGAGAGGAGCTCCTAAGGGGTCTTACTTTACTATCCCACCACAGAAGCAGATGGAAATTGCTCAAAGAAAAAAGATTATTATAGATGAGCATTCTGGTAAAATCTTAGTAGATGACGATTTGGTGATTGAGGAAACAGAAAAAATGAAGGAAATAATCAAATTCTAA
- a CDS encoding S9 family peptidase → MINLKQKMLAVATSLPMLVSAQNLMTPEKLWTLKRMSVQVVAPDQSGLIYKVGQTDLKTEKTNSENYFLNLKNNLSSKVNFNGKSIFQWDKNGIYATEGKQIFLSKDQGKTWSSFYTLPDDADNVIISPNGKKIAYSKEVLVEKVLGKEKYNDVPNTTAHVYSDLNHRHWDYFNQGRYNHIFVIDLDKNSSPKDLLEGKKWDSPQRPFGGAEDFVFSPDSSQLLFVMKPLEGAEYAKSTNTDIFSYHFDSETIKNLTEANKGYDVSPKFSPDGNYLTWLSMARDGYEADKNDLKIMDWKTGVITNLTKDWDESVTGDFFWSQNNQLLYFTAAYRGTKQLFSISPKSKKVTKITEGTFDVNDIITETKNQLLVTRTDINHNADLFSVNTKNGAMKQVTEVNKEVYQNIATSKSELRMVKTSDGKEMGVWFHYPPNFDPNKKYPALLYCQGGPQSALTQYFSLRWNFALMTANGYIVIAPNRRGMQGWGVEWNEAISKDWGGQPMRDYLSATDYAKTLPFVDGDRIAAVGASYGGYSVLMLAGIHQNRFKTFISHNGLFDMKSWYLNTEELWFANWDLGGSPYDNPLPRAYTEFNPSNYVQNWNKPMMIIQGHKDYRVPYEQGQGAFQAARLKGLKAKLLYYPNENHWVLKPHNGLVWQREFFDWLKETL, encoded by the coding sequence ATGATAAACTTAAAACAAAAAATGCTGGCTGTGGCGACCAGTCTCCCGATGCTCGTCAGTGCTCAAAATCTTATGACACCAGAGAAATTGTGGACGCTTAAAAGAATGAGCGTTCAGGTAGTTGCACCAGACCAATCGGGGCTAATCTATAAAGTAGGACAAACCGACTTAAAGACAGAAAAAACCAATTCCGAAAACTACTTTCTCAACTTAAAAAACAATCTTTCGTCTAAAGTTAATTTTAACGGAAAAAGCATCTTCCAATGGGATAAGAATGGCATCTATGCCACGGAAGGTAAGCAGATATTCCTTTCAAAAGACCAAGGTAAAACGTGGAGTTCATTCTATACCCTACCTGATGATGCCGATAATGTTATCATCTCTCCCAACGGAAAAAAGATAGCTTACAGCAAAGAAGTGCTTGTAGAAAAGGTGCTTGGCAAAGAGAAATATAATGATGTACCTAATACAACGGCTCATGTTTACTCTGACCTTAACCACCGCCATTGGGATTACTTTAACCAAGGAAGATACAACCATATTTTTGTGATAGATTTGGACAAAAATAGCTCTCCTAAAGATTTACTAGAAGGTAAAAAGTGGGACAGTCCACAAAGGCCTTTTGGAGGAGCAGAAGATTTTGTATTCAGCCCTGATTCCTCTCAATTATTATTTGTAATGAAACCTTTGGAGGGAGCGGAATATGCCAAATCTACCAATACAGATATTTTCTCTTATCATTTTGATAGCGAAACTATAAAGAACCTTACCGAAGCTAACAAAGGCTATGATGTAAGCCCTAAATTCAGTCCTGATGGCAATTACCTTACTTGGTTAAGTATGGCGAGAGACGGCTACGAGGCAGATAAAAACGACCTCAAAATAATGGATTGGAAAACAGGAGTAATAACCAACCTTACCAAAGATTGGGACGAGTCTGTTACTGGAGATTTCTTTTGGAGCCAAAACAATCAGTTGCTTTACTTTACAGCAGCTTACAGAGGTACCAAACAGCTTTTTAGCATCAGTCCTAAATCTAAAAAGGTAACTAAAATCACCGAAGGAACTTTTGATGTAAACGATATTATCACAGAAACCAAAAACCAACTTTTAGTTACTAGAACAGACATCAACCACAACGCCGACTTATTCTCCGTAAACACCAAAAACGGAGCGATGAAGCAAGTTACCGAAGTTAATAAAGAGGTGTACCAAAACATCGCCACTTCTAAATCTGAGCTTAGAATGGTAAAAACTTCGGACGGCAAAGAGATGGGCGTATGGTTTCACTACCCACCAAACTTCGACCCTAACAAAAAATATCCTGCACTACTCTATTGTCAGGGAGGTCCACAATCTGCATTAACGCAATATTTTTCGCTTAGATGGAACTTTGCACTAATGACAGCTAACGGCTATATTGTTATAGCTCCTAACAGAAGAGGTATGCAAGGCTGGGGTGTAGAATGGAACGAAGCTATTTCTAAAGATTGGGGTGGACAGCCTATGAGAGATTACCTTTCTGCTACAGATTACGCTAAAACACTTCCATTTGTAGATGGAGACAGAATAGCTGCCGTAGGGGCTAGTTATGGTGGTTACAGTGTATTGATGCTGGCAGGGATACACCAAAACAGATTTAAGACCTTTATTTCTCACAACGGTCTATTTGATATGAAATCTTGGTATCTTAATACTGAGGAACTTTGGTTTGCGAACTGGGATTTGGGTGGTTCTCCTTACGACAACCCTCTACCAAGAGCTTATACAGAGTTTAATCCGAGTAACTATGTCCAAAATTGGAACAAGCCTATGATGATTATACAAGGGCACAAAGATTACCGAGTGCCTTATGAGCAGGGTCAAGGTGCTT